The Halobacterium sp. CBA1132 genome has a segment encoding these proteins:
- the arcS gene encoding archaeosine synthase subunit alpha, with protein MTEYFEVHARDAAARVGELRLAESVTTPTLADDVIEDAGSEWVRRQDPPEGDESVLTVLPYRGFPSGTAEEVQESFAPDYPDVDFPSAAVVSPQTADDYGADAYVLSGAPGIVGHGAAFRDAVVDTREAIPDDTALYLSGVATPRNVAVLVYAGVDLVDADRAVVRGTQGRYLTTEGAYDLADLDELPCSCPACQQPVSEFDREDCVDHNVNALKAELGRVRRRIRDGRLRDYVEGQSRHEAWVTAAFREFDQQYGYLEERTPVMRDSLLLSATEDALRRVEIQRFAERVTTRYQKRLDGHPLLLVPCSAKKPYSESQSHRQFQDAASYRAHVVSMTSPIGVVPQELELTYPAQHYDSVVTGRWSEEEKDFVARVLKRYIDRTDYPRVIAHVPEEGYRDICERVAGQVDVPFEFTVEDHPTTDESLGELNAALAGEDKIWVEEREKATLRSVADYVIGDGAGDELFDDLTVQGRYPKLQALDGDGEQLAALVPQYGTLSLTLAGARKWVASDAPTKRVEIDAFVPEGSVLAPGVVDADADIRVGDEVVVEGPEAFAVGRASMPGPAMADATRGMAVDVRHTE; from the coding sequence ATGACCGAGTACTTCGAAGTGCACGCGCGCGACGCCGCGGCGCGCGTGGGCGAGCTCCGGCTCGCCGAGTCGGTGACGACGCCGACGCTCGCGGACGACGTAATCGAGGACGCGGGCAGCGAGTGGGTGCGCCGACAGGACCCGCCCGAGGGCGACGAGTCCGTTCTGACCGTGCTGCCGTACCGCGGCTTCCCGTCCGGCACGGCCGAGGAAGTCCAGGAGTCGTTCGCGCCGGACTACCCGGACGTCGACTTCCCGAGTGCGGCGGTCGTCTCCCCGCAGACCGCCGACGACTACGGCGCGGACGCCTACGTGCTGTCGGGCGCGCCCGGTATCGTCGGGCACGGCGCGGCGTTCCGGGACGCGGTCGTCGACACGCGCGAGGCGATTCCGGACGACACCGCGCTCTACCTCTCCGGGGTGGCGACGCCGCGCAACGTCGCCGTGCTCGTATACGCGGGCGTCGACCTCGTGGACGCCGACCGCGCCGTCGTGCGCGGGACGCAGGGCCGCTACCTCACCACAGAGGGCGCCTACGACCTCGCCGACCTCGACGAACTGCCGTGCTCGTGTCCGGCGTGCCAGCAGCCCGTCTCCGAGTTCGACCGCGAGGACTGCGTCGACCACAACGTCAACGCCCTCAAGGCGGAGTTGGGGCGCGTCCGCCGCCGGATTCGGGACGGCCGCCTGCGCGACTACGTCGAGGGGCAGTCCCGCCACGAGGCGTGGGTGACCGCGGCGTTCCGCGAGTTCGACCAGCAGTACGGCTACCTCGAAGAGCGCACGCCCGTGATGCGGGACTCGCTGCTGCTGTCGGCGACCGAGGACGCGCTCCGGCGCGTGGAGATTCAGCGCTTCGCCGAGCGCGTCACCACGCGCTACCAGAAGCGCCTCGACGGCCACCCGCTGCTGTTGGTACCGTGTTCGGCGAAGAAGCCGTACAGCGAGAGTCAGAGCCACCGGCAGTTTCAGGACGCCGCCAGCTACCGCGCGCACGTCGTCTCGATGACGTCACCCATCGGCGTCGTCCCGCAGGAACTCGAACTCACGTACCCCGCCCAGCACTACGACAGCGTGGTGACGGGGCGGTGGAGCGAGGAGGAGAAGGACTTCGTCGCGCGCGTGCTGAAGCGGTACATCGACCGCACGGACTACCCGCGCGTCATCGCGCACGTCCCCGAGGAGGGCTACCGCGACATCTGCGAGCGCGTCGCCGGGCAGGTCGACGTGCCCTTCGAGTTCACGGTCGAGGACCACCCGACGACCGACGAGAGCCTCGGCGAACTGAACGCGGCGCTCGCCGGCGAGGACAAAATCTGGGTGGAGGAGCGCGAGAAGGCGACCCTGCGCTCTGTCGCGGACTACGTTATCGGCGACGGCGCGGGCGACGAACTGTTCGACGACCTCACGGTGCAGGGCCGCTACCCGAAACTGCAGGCGCTGGACGGCGACGGCGAGCAGTTGGCGGCGCTGGTCCCCCAGTACGGGACGCTGTCGCTGACGCTCGCCGGCGCTCGAAAGTGGGTGGCCAGCGACGCGCCGACCAAGCGCGTGGAAATCGACGCGTTCGTGCCCGAGGGGAGCGTGCTCGCGCCGGGCGTCGTCGACGCGGACGCCGACATCCGGGTCGGCGACGAGGTCGTCGTCGAGGGGCCGGAGGCGTTCGCCGTCGGGCGCGCGTCGATGCCCGGGCCGGCGATGGCCGACGCGACGCGCGGGATGGCCGTCGACGTCCGCCACACCGAGTAG
- the tgtA gene encoding tRNA guanosine(15) transglycosylase TgtA, which translates to MREVFEVTAQDGAARIGELEIPRAGVTVETPTLMPVVNPNLITVEPSRFPEFGAEMLITNSYIINNDPDLHERAREEGLHEMLGFDGAIMTDSGSFQLAEYGEIDTTTEEILQFQYDVGSDVGTPVDIPTPPDASREQAEEELATTQERLELAETVDVGDMLVNAPVQGATYTDLREEAARHAYGTDLDLFPVGAVVPMMNQYRYDDVAETVLAAKRGLGRDAPVHLFGAGHPMMFALAAALGCDLLDSAAYAIYARDGRYLTVHGTEHLDSLHYFPCECPVCSEHTPNEVERMGDAAREELLAEHNLHVSFGELRRVKQAIKSGNLMELVEARAHAHPRTLDGFRALLDHTEQLETTDPASKDAFFYTSADSARRPEVVRHHRRLERLSPEGDVLLTEGSGNDRFDEWWNVLPPFGPFPRALSTTYPLTAETPDRMDRAGYGAAADGVAALADANPETEFTLAHRGWPDSALDRVPGDVETVDIAADDA; encoded by the coding sequence ATGAGAGAGGTCTTCGAGGTGACCGCGCAGGACGGCGCGGCCCGCATCGGCGAACTCGAAATCCCGCGAGCGGGCGTGACCGTGGAGACGCCGACGCTGATGCCGGTCGTCAACCCGAACCTGATTACCGTGGAGCCGTCGCGGTTCCCGGAGTTCGGCGCGGAGATGCTCATCACGAACTCCTACATCATCAACAACGACCCGGACCTCCACGAGCGCGCGAGAGAGGAGGGGCTCCACGAGATGCTGGGCTTCGACGGCGCCATCATGACGGACTCGGGGAGCTTCCAGCTCGCGGAGTACGGGGAAATCGACACGACGACCGAGGAGATTCTCCAGTTCCAGTACGACGTCGGCAGCGACGTCGGGACGCCCGTGGACATTCCGACGCCGCCGGACGCCAGCCGCGAGCAGGCCGAGGAGGAACTGGCGACCACGCAGGAGCGCCTCGAACTCGCGGAGACCGTCGACGTCGGCGACATGCTCGTGAACGCGCCCGTGCAGGGCGCGACGTACACCGACCTCCGCGAGGAGGCCGCGCGGCACGCCTACGGCACGGACCTCGACTTGTTCCCGGTGGGTGCGGTCGTGCCGATGATGAACCAGTATCGCTACGACGACGTCGCGGAGACCGTTCTGGCGGCGAAGCGAGGGCTCGGCCGGGACGCGCCCGTCCACCTCTTCGGCGCGGGCCACCCGATGATGTTCGCGCTCGCGGCGGCGCTGGGCTGTGACCTGCTGGACTCGGCGGCGTACGCCATCTACGCCCGCGACGGCCGCTACCTCACGGTCCACGGGACCGAACACCTCGACAGCCTCCACTACTTCCCGTGCGAGTGCCCGGTCTGCAGCGAGCACACTCCGAACGAGGTCGAGCGCATGGGCGACGCCGCCCGCGAGGAACTGCTCGCCGAACACAACCTCCACGTCTCCTTCGGCGAACTCCGGCGCGTGAAGCAGGCCATCAAGTCCGGGAACCTCATGGAACTCGTGGAGGCCCGGGCACACGCCCACCCCCGGACGCTGGACGGCTTCCGCGCGCTCCTCGACCACACCGAGCAACTCGAAACGACGGACCCCGCGAGCAAGGACGCGTTCTTCTACACGTCCGCCGACAGCGCGCGCCGCCCCGAAGTCGTGCGCCACCACCGCCGCCTCGAACGCCTCTCCCCGGAGGGCGACGTGCTCCTCACGGAGGGCTCGGGGAACGACCGCTTCGACGAGTGGTGGAACGTCCTCCCGCCGTTCGGCCCGTTCCCGCGCGCGCTGTCGACGACGTATCCGCTCACGGCGGAGACGCCCGACCGGATGGACCGCGCGGGCTACGGGGCCGCCGCCGACGGTGTCGCCGCGCTCGCGGACGCCAACCCCGAGACGGAGTTCACGCTCGCGCACCGCGGCTGGCCGGACTCCGCGCTCGACCGCGTGCCCGGCGACGTGGAGACTGTGGACATCGCCGCGGACGACGCGTAG
- a CDS encoding NUDIX hydrolase, protein MTEEDSTDDSLAWETLDRRVAYECPGFEIAHEDVRLPDGTETDFDYLVDDPAVVLLAFTPDGDVVLIEEWRQAVGRVNRGLPAGGVESEDADLAAAAHRELTEETGYEAESVEKFGEFEPTNGVADAVHHYFVAEGCRPTGKQDLDFNESIRVRTTGYDDLLDDVRNGEVRDARTALGVLNYELG, encoded by the coding sequence GTGACCGAGGAGGACTCGACTGACGATTCGCTGGCGTGGGAGACGCTGGACCGCCGCGTGGCCTACGAGTGCCCCGGCTTCGAAATCGCCCACGAGGACGTCCGCTTGCCGGACGGCACGGAGACGGACTTCGACTACCTCGTCGACGACCCCGCGGTCGTCCTGCTGGCGTTCACGCCCGACGGCGATGTCGTCCTCATCGAGGAGTGGCGGCAGGCGGTCGGGCGCGTGAACCGCGGACTACCGGCGGGCGGCGTCGAGAGCGAGGACGCCGACCTCGCGGCGGCCGCGCACCGCGAACTCACCGAAGAGACCGGCTACGAGGCCGAGTCCGTCGAGAAGTTCGGGGAGTTCGAGCCGACGAACGGCGTCGCGGACGCCGTCCACCACTACTTCGTCGCGGAGGGCTGCCGGCCGACCGGCAAGCAGGACCTCGACTTCAACGAGTCCATCCGCGTGCGGACGACCGGCTACGACGACCTGCTGGACGACGTGCGGAACGGCGAGGTTCGGGACGCCCGCACCGCGCTCGGCGTGCTGAACTACGAACTCGGGTAG
- a CDS encoding AAA family ATPase has translation MSGERATANASETEQQPRVVVVCGLPGAGKTTVAEHAADLLDAELLRTDVVRTELFPEPEYTDAEMRAVYDELFERAAAVVRGGRSVVLDGTFQHREHRDTAQRTAADLGVAATLVKVECEEAVVEERIRQRSEDASDADFAIHQQYRESFDSIEREHAVVDNSEGLASTREQVEALF, from the coding sequence GTGAGCGGGGAGCGCGCCACAGCGAACGCATCGGAGACCGAACAGCAGCCGCGCGTCGTGGTGGTCTGCGGGCTGCCGGGCGCGGGGAAGACGACCGTCGCCGAGCACGCCGCCGACCTGCTCGACGCGGAGCTGTTGCGCACGGACGTCGTCCGGACGGAGTTGTTCCCGGAGCCCGAGTACACGGACGCGGAGATGCGCGCGGTCTACGACGAACTGTTCGAGCGCGCCGCCGCCGTCGTCCGCGGTGGGCGCAGCGTCGTGCTCGACGGGACGTTCCAGCACCGCGAGCACCGCGACACCGCCCAGCGCACCGCCGCCGACCTCGGGGTGGCGGCGACGCTCGTGAAAGTCGAGTGCGAGGAGGCAGTCGTCGAAGAGCGCATCCGCCAGCGCTCGGAGGACGCCAGCGACGCGGACTTCGCCATCCACCAGCAGTACCGCGAGAGCTTCGACAGCATCGAGCGCGAGCACGCCGTCGTGGACAACTCCGAGGGGCTGGCGTCGACGCGCGAGCAAGTTGAGGCGCTGTTCTGA
- a CDS encoding type IV pilin, producing MKKITMFEMPDDDDRGVSPVIGVILMVAITVILAAVIASFVLGFGDSVSENVQAGADISEKDDGTASVTWISEGNAVELNVTADGVGPVVLEDVGESATIEYDSAATAGAASGTITVNSSSTVQVTVTAIGSGGSKTVVTQEEVELEDQSP from the coding sequence ATGAAGAAGATCACCATGTTCGAGATGCCGGACGACGACGACCGAGGCGTGTCCCCGGTCATCGGCGTCATCCTGATGGTCGCGATTACAGTCATCCTCGCCGCCGTCATCGCCAGCTTCGTGCTCGGCTTCGGCGACTCAGTCAGCGAGAACGTACAGGCAGGGGCAGACATTAGCGAGAAGGATGACGGTACAGCTTCTGTGACTTGGATTAGCGAAGGAAATGCAGTCGAACTGAACGTCACAGCGGACGGAGTTGGGCCAGTGGTGCTCGAGGATGTGGGTGAATCTGCAACAATCGAATATGATTCTGCTGCCACTGCCGGAGCAGCGTCAGGAACGATTACCGTGAACAGTTCAAGTACAGTTCAGGTGACGGTAACTGCGATTGGCAGCGGTGGTTCGAAGACGGTAGTCACCCAAGAAGAAGTCGAACTTGAAGATCAGTCCCCATAA